The following proteins are encoded in a genomic region of uncultured Vibrio sp.:
- a CDS encoding TfoX/Sxy family DNA transformation protein has product MDKPILKDSMKLFEALGTIKSRSMFGGFGLFADETMFALVVNDQLHIRADQQTSSNFEKQGLKPYVYKKRGFPVVTKYYAISDDLWESSERLIEVAKKSLEQANLEKKQQASSKPDRLKDLPNLRLATERMLKKAGIRSVEQLEETGALGAYKAICDTHSAKVSIELLWALEGAINGTHWSVVPQSRREELKSALS; this is encoded by the coding sequence ATGGATAAACCGATACTCAAAGATTCTATGAAGCTATTTGAGGCACTTGGTACGATCAAGTCGCGCTCAATGTTTGGTGGCTTCGGACTTTTCGCTGATGAAACGATGTTTGCACTGGTTGTGAATGATCAACTTCATATACGAGCAGACCAGCAAACTTCATCTAACTTCGAGAAGCAAGGACTAAAACCTTACGTTTACAAGAAACGTGGTTTCCCGGTCGTTACTAAGTACTATGCGATTTCCGACGACTTATGGGAGTCCAGTGAACGCTTAATAGAAGTAGCGAAGAAGTCGTTAGAACAAGCCAATTTAGAAAAAAAGCAACAAGCTAGTAGCAAACCTGACAGGTTGAAAGATCTGCCAAATTTACGCCTAGCGACAGAACGAATGCTTAAGAAAGCCGGTATTAGATCTGTAGAACAACTTGAAGAAACTGGCGCACTAGGGGCTTACAAAGCGATATGTGATACTCACTCCGCAAAGGTAAGTATTGAGCTACTTTGGGCTCTAGAAGGGGCAATAAACGGCACGCATTGGAGCGTCGTTCCCCAATCTCGCAGAGAAGAGCTAAAAAGTGCGCTCTCTTAG
- a CDS encoding TVP38/TMEM64 family protein → MNKKLVFGVILILTIILLAVNFSQYLTLENAKAQQEALNAYIDQRFVLAVTIYFVAYVAITAFSIPGAAVVTLLAAALFGFWTSLLLVSFASTIGATLAFLSSRYLLRDWVQTKFGVKLNAINEGVKKDGSSYLLSLRLIPVFPFFLINLLMGLTPMSVGRFYITSQIGMLPGTAVYLNAGTQLATIESLSDIVSPSVLASFALLGLFPIIAKWMMNKFRPNHAQPNGNP, encoded by the coding sequence ATGAATAAAAAGCTGGTGTTTGGGGTAATATTGATCTTAACGATAATTTTGTTAGCCGTTAACTTTAGCCAGTACCTCACTTTAGAAAACGCTAAAGCGCAGCAAGAAGCACTGAACGCTTATATTGATCAGAGGTTTGTCTTAGCCGTTACAATTTATTTTGTCGCTTATGTGGCCATTACGGCGTTTTCTATTCCCGGTGCAGCGGTCGTCACTTTATTAGCTGCAGCCCTATTCGGTTTCTGGACGAGCCTACTTCTCGTCTCATTTGCCAGTACGATCGGGGCGACGTTAGCTTTTCTGAGTAGCCGTTACTTATTGCGAGATTGGGTACAAACAAAATTTGGAGTAAAGCTCAACGCGATTAACGAAGGCGTCAAAAAAGATGGGTCATCTTACTTACTCTCATTGCGATTGATCCCTGTATTCCCTTTCTTTCTTATCAACTTACTGATGGGGTTAACCCCTATGTCTGTTGGTCGATTCTATATCACTAGTCAAATCGGAATGCTTCCAGGCACCGCGGTTTATCTCAATGCCGGCACTCAGTTAGCAACGATTGAAAGCCTCTCAGATATTGTCTCTCCAAGTGTGTTGGCTTCATTTGCGTTGCTCGGTCTTTTTCCTATCATTGCCAAATGGATGATGAATAAATTCAGGCCAAATCATGCACAGCCAAACGGAAACCCTTGA
- a CDS encoding DUF2007 domain-containing protein — translation MKIFIAKNPAEAHIVCELLKTEQIHCEVRGEGIFGLKGELPFTDDTDPYVWLFAPEQHMKAVAIVDAYQKQAQPNTYQDWKCSKCSEINEGQFGACWRCGHHIEQA, via the coding sequence ATGAAGATATTTATTGCGAAAAACCCGGCAGAAGCGCATATCGTTTGCGAGTTGCTTAAAACGGAACAAATACATTGCGAGGTTCGTGGTGAAGGTATCTTTGGTTTAAAAGGAGAATTGCCATTCACGGATGACACAGATCCTTATGTGTGGCTATTCGCGCCAGAACAACATATGAAAGCAGTGGCTATTGTTGATGCTTACCAAAAACAGGCACAACCAAACACCTATCAAGATTGGAAATGCTCTAAATGTTCAGAAATCAATGAAGGGCAATTTGGCGCTTGCTGGCGCTGTGGTCACCACATTGAGCAAGCGTAA
- a CDS encoding alpha/beta hydrolase — translation MTQPLLFHKTYLHPTSNEWVVFVHGAGGSSSIWFKQIKAYKQHFNLLLIDLRGHGKSNQLLKELMTSRYTFTEVTQDILKVLDHLKIQSAHFVGMSLGTIIVRNLAELASERVDSMVLGGAVTRLNTRSQILVKLGNFGKHILPYMWLYKLFAYIVMPQRNQRESRHLFIREAKKLCQKEFKRWFILAADVNPLMKYFKDRELAIPTLYLMGDRDYMFIQPVKEMVAAHKLSVLREIPNCGHVCNVERPDDFNQYSIEFIKQQTLVA, via the coding sequence ATGACTCAGCCACTACTTTTCCATAAAACCTATTTGCACCCCACCAGTAATGAGTGGGTTGTTTTCGTGCACGGTGCTGGTGGCAGTTCTTCGATTTGGTTTAAGCAAATTAAAGCCTATAAACAGCATTTTAATTTGTTATTGATTGATCTTCGAGGACATGGGAAGTCAAATCAGTTATTGAAAGAACTGATGACCAGTCGCTATACCTTCACGGAAGTGACTCAAGATATCTTAAAAGTCCTGGATCACTTAAAAATTCAGTCTGCGCATTTTGTCGGGATGTCGTTAGGAACCATCATTGTGCGAAATCTTGCGGAGTTGGCATCTGAGCGAGTGGATTCAATGGTGTTAGGTGGCGCGGTTACTCGTCTCAATACACGCTCACAAATACTCGTCAAATTGGGTAACTTTGGCAAACATATCTTGCCTTATATGTGGCTGTATAAGTTGTTCGCGTATATCGTCATGCCGCAACGTAATCAACGTGAGTCTCGTCACCTGTTTATCAGGGAAGCTAAAAAGCTCTGTCAAAAAGAGTTTAAGCGTTGGTTTATTTTGGCGGCGGATGTGAACCCGTTAATGAAGTATTTTAAAGACAGAGAGTTAGCCATTCCAACTCTCTATTTGATGGGCGACAGAGATTACATGTTCATCCAACCAGTGAAAGAGATGGTTGCGGCTCATAAACTGAGTGTACTTCGTGAAATTCCTAACTGCGGCCACGTTTGTAATGTGGAACGCCCGGACGATTTTAATCAGTACTCGATTGAGTTCATCAAGCAGCAAACGTTAGTTGCGTAA
- the glgA gene encoding glycogen synthase GlgA has translation MATNNLSILFVASEVEGLIKSGGLADVAKALPEALHSLQQDVRITIPAYNGVERLAEAEVLLETQLTSWPHTEYRVLRLYLGDTPVYLIDCPPYFNRPSMYAENNEAYSDNGERFAFFSAACLDMLPKLDFRPDIVHANDWHTGLVPFLLKHRYGSDPFYANIRSVISIHNAVFKGVFSYDEVQCLREFHSRNVPDAGVSSTHIAMLKAGVLNADKINAVSPTYAEELQTELGSHGMAWEFQQRANDLVGILNGCDYSAWNPRTDAYLPLNFEASEQSMVEGKSACKKALQQRLNLAEKNCAMFGMVCRLTMQKGLHYLLPALTDFLKHDVQLVIVGTGDPVLATHLSEVAEQFPDKFVFVEAYDNELAHLVEAGSDFFLMPSEFEPCGLNQIYSMAYGTLPIVRGVGGLKDSVNDYDADPSDATGFVFYDPTPQALLLTMLRALLLYAQDNAEVKRVQLHAMQQDFCWRKAAEEYLQLYHSALTLSIPH, from the coding sequence TTGGCTACTAACAACTTATCTATTCTGTTTGTAGCGTCTGAAGTCGAAGGATTGATTAAAAGTGGTGGCTTGGCTGATGTAGCCAAGGCACTGCCGGAAGCACTCCACAGTCTTCAGCAAGATGTACGTATTACCATTCCTGCATACAATGGTGTTGAAAGGCTGGCTGAGGCTGAGGTGCTGTTAGAGACACAGCTAACCTCGTGGCCGCACACTGAATATCGAGTACTGAGGCTGTATCTTGGTGATACGCCAGTTTACCTGATTGACTGTCCGCCTTACTTTAATCGCCCATCAATGTACGCTGAGAATAACGAAGCCTACTCAGATAATGGTGAGCGCTTCGCGTTTTTCAGTGCTGCTTGCTTAGACATGCTACCTAAGCTGGACTTCAGACCTGACATCGTACATGCCAATGACTGGCACACTGGCCTAGTGCCGTTTTTGTTGAAGCATCGATATGGTTCAGATCCATTTTATGCAAATATCCGCAGCGTGATCTCGATTCATAATGCGGTGTTTAAAGGGGTATTTAGCTATGATGAGGTGCAATGCCTGCGCGAGTTTCACAGTCGAAATGTACCCGATGCAGGGGTTAGTTCAACACACATCGCGATGCTTAAAGCGGGTGTGTTAAACGCGGATAAAATCAACGCAGTTAGCCCTACCTATGCCGAAGAGTTACAGACAGAGCTTGGTAGTCATGGAATGGCTTGGGAGTTCCAACAACGAGCGAATGACTTAGTCGGTATTCTCAATGGTTGTGATTACAGTGCCTGGAACCCTAGAACAGACGCTTATTTGCCACTGAACTTTGAAGCCAGTGAACAAAGTATGGTTGAAGGCAAAAGTGCTTGTAAAAAAGCACTGCAACAACGCCTGAACTTGGCCGAGAAGAACTGTGCTATGTTTGGCATGGTTTGTCGTCTGACTATGCAGAAAGGACTGCATTATTTGCTGCCAGCGTTGACGGATTTTCTAAAGCACGATGTTCAACTGGTAATCGTCGGAACTGGTGATCCTGTTCTTGCTACACATTTATCAGAAGTGGCTGAACAGTTCCCAGATAAATTTGTCTTTGTTGAAGCGTATGACAATGAGCTTGCTCATTTGGTTGAAGCAGGGTCTGATTTCTTTTTGATGCCGTCTGAATTTGAGCCGTGTGGACTCAATCAGATTTACAGCATGGCTTATGGTACTTTACCTATTGTGCGAGGCGTTGGAGGACTAAAAGACAGTGTCAATGATTATGATGCTGATCCATCTGATGCGACCGGCTTCGTATTTTATGACCCAACACCGCAAGCTTTGTTGTTAACCATGCTCAGGGCGTTGTTACTTTATGCACAAGACAATGCGGAAGTGAAACGGGTTCAACTGCACGCGATGCAACAGGATTTTTGCTGGCGCAAAGCTGCGGAAGAATATTTACAGCTTTACCACTCAGCATTAACGCTTTCTATTCCGCATTGA
- the glgC gene encoding glucose-1-phosphate adenylyltransferase, whose amino-acid sequence MAGVLGMILAGGEGSRLRPLTESRSKPAVPFGGSYRLIDFALNNFVNADLMRIYVLTQFKSQSLFYHLKKGWNINGITDRFIDPIPAQMRTGKRWYEGTADAIYQNLRFMEMEEPDQVCIFGSDHIYKMDIKQMLDFHVKKQASLTVSALRMPLKEASQFGVIEVDSEGRMIGFEEKPECPKSIPGDPDYALVSMGNYVFEAKELFSELIEDASNEDSTHDFGKDIIPKMFPRGDVFVYDFSTNKINGEKEQVYWRDVGTIDAYWQAHMDLLEKDAPFSLYNRKWPLHTYYPPLPPATFTDSDNGRVQIIDSLVCNGSYIRGSRIEKSVLGFRSNIASACDISECILLGDVKIGGGCVLRRVIVDKNADIAPGTQIGVNLQEDKKLFHVSDDGIVVIPKGARVGY is encoded by the coding sequence ATGGCTGGTGTTTTGGGAATGATTCTTGCTGGCGGTGAAGGCTCTCGTTTGAGGCCTTTAACTGAATCTCGCAGTAAACCTGCTGTACCATTTGGTGGAAGTTATCGACTGATTGACTTCGCACTCAACAACTTTGTAAATGCGGATTTAATGCGTATTTACGTACTGACCCAATTTAAATCACAATCTCTGTTTTATCATTTAAAAAAAGGATGGAACATCAACGGGATTACTGATCGTTTTATTGACCCGATCCCTGCTCAGATGCGTACCGGTAAGCGCTGGTATGAGGGCACGGCGGATGCTATCTATCAGAACCTTCGTTTTATGGAAATGGAAGAACCAGACCAAGTTTGTATTTTTGGCTCTGACCATATCTACAAAATGGATATTAAGCAAATGCTTGACTTCCATGTAAAAAAACAAGCTTCGCTAACGGTATCTGCTCTACGGATGCCTCTAAAAGAAGCTTCTCAGTTCGGTGTAATCGAAGTCGACAGTGAAGGTCGTATGATTGGTTTCGAAGAAAAGCCGGAATGTCCAAAGTCGATTCCTGGAGATCCTGACTATGCGCTGGTCTCTATGGGGAACTATGTCTTTGAAGCGAAAGAACTGTTTTCTGAATTGATCGAAGATGCCAGCAATGAAGATTCTACCCACGATTTTGGTAAAGACATTATTCCTAAAATGTTCCCTCGTGGGGATGTGTTCGTATATGACTTCAGCACCAATAAAATCAATGGTGAGAAAGAGCAAGTATACTGGCGAGATGTCGGTACTATTGATGCTTACTGGCAAGCACATATGGACTTGCTAGAAAAAGATGCGCCATTCTCTCTATATAACCGTAAATGGCCGCTGCATACTTACTACCCGCCTTTACCACCCGCAACGTTCACCGATTCAGACAATGGTCGTGTGCAAATTATCGATAGTCTGGTGTGTAATGGTAGCTATATTCGAGGCTCTCGGATCGAAAAATCGGTACTTGGTTTCAGAAGTAATATTGCATCTGCATGCGATATCAGCGAATGTATACTCCTTGGTGACGTTAAAATCGGTGGAGGCTGTGTTTTGCGTCGAGTAATAGTGGACAAAAACGCTGATATTGCACCTGGCACACAAATTGGGGTGAACCTTCAAGAAGATAAGAAGCTCTTCCATGTGTCGGATGACGGTATTGTGGTTATTCCTAAAGGAGCACGAGTTGGCTACTAA